A single region of the Actinomycetes bacterium genome encodes:
- the gcvH gene encoding glycine cleavage system protein GcvH: MNVPAELRYSKDHEWIRADRATVRVGITDYAQDALGDVVFVQLPEVGAQVDSGGELGEIESTKSVSELYAPVAGEVTEVNLALEDGPELVNSDPYGEGWMVTIAVSDPAALEELLDADAYSALIEG, translated from the coding sequence ATGAACGTCCCGGCGGAACTCAGGTACTCGAAGGATCACGAATGGATCCGCGCCGATAGGGCCACCGTGCGCGTCGGCATCACCGACTACGCACAGGACGCTCTCGGTGACGTGGTGTTCGTCCAGCTGCCGGAGGTGGGTGCGCAGGTCGACTCCGGCGGTGAACTGGGCGAGATCGAGTCGACCAAGTCGGTCTCGGAGCTCTACGCACCCGTGGCCGGTGAGGTCACAGAGGTCAACCTCGCCCTGGAAGACGGCCCGGAGCTCGTCAACAGCGATCCCTACGGTGAGGGTTGGATGGTCACCATCGCAGTGTCGGACCCTGCGGCCCTCGAGGAGCTGCTCGACGCCGATGCCTACAGCGCGTTGATCGAGGGCTGA
- a CDS encoding NTP transferase domain-containing protein produces the protein MKAVIMAGGEGTRLRPLTSNAPKPMMPLANRPMMEHIVELLVRHGIDEIVVTVAFMANTIRTYFGDGSEFGVRMVYATEETPLGTAGSVRNAMDELDETFLVISGDVLTDVDLGAIVDAHNEAGALATIGLVRVENPLEYGIVITDESGGIERFLEKPTWGQVFSDTINSGIYVLEPRIFDWIEPDVAVDFSGEVFPQVLADGEKVLGAVADGYWEDVGTLESYVRAHKDILDGRVEVDIPGFEVSDGVWVGEGAEIHPDASLTGPAVIGDNCNIDAGVQVGEYAVLGTGVRVRGDSELERTVVHDNAYLGEGVRLRGTVVGRSADLRRGARCEEGVVIGDEVFVGEDSVISTDVKVYPFKTIEAGAVVNTSLIWESRGARSLFGRGGVSGLANVDATPELAAKVALAYATSLPKQSRVVVSRDSSRAARMLKRAMISGLQAGGINVFDLEVAAMPVTRFHSRSANVEGGISLRLADGDPDSVIIRFLDGGGADITEASQRKIERLFSREDFRRVRPADIGDIDLVPRALERYAVALEQSIDTGAISEKGFRVVIDYGYGSASLAMPNVLAKLGLEVLAVNPYVSTAGMLGFDREQHSRDTARLVTAADADLGAVIDPTGDQLTLIDGEGNVLGDTEALFCFLELVCGSMDGDTVALPVNAPRAAAELVERGGAKVLWTKTSAPALMAEAESPGVGFAANLEGGVILPGFMPAFDGAAGLLKILDLLASRDTSLAEVRSAAPESHLVHETVVTPWEQKGLVMRSLVEQTQGRDVELIDGVKVNHDSGWALLLPDPEEPVTHIWAEADSPAEARQLTQEYARRLRQMVR, from the coding sequence GTGAAAGCCGTGATCATGGCCGGAGGTGAGGGCACCCGGTTGAGGCCCCTCACCTCCAACGCCCCCAAGCCGATGATGCCACTCGCGAACCGGCCGATGATGGAGCACATCGTGGAGCTGCTCGTGCGACACGGCATCGACGAGATAGTCGTGACCGTGGCGTTCATGGCCAACACGATCCGCACGTACTTCGGCGACGGCTCCGAGTTCGGAGTGCGCATGGTCTATGCGACCGAGGAGACCCCGCTCGGCACCGCCGGGTCGGTACGCAACGCCATGGACGAGCTCGACGAGACGTTTCTCGTGATCTCGGGCGACGTGCTCACCGACGTGGACCTCGGAGCGATCGTCGACGCCCACAACGAGGCGGGCGCCTTGGCCACGATCGGACTGGTCCGGGTCGAGAACCCACTCGAGTACGGAATAGTCATCACCGACGAAAGCGGCGGGATCGAGAGGTTTCTCGAGAAGCCCACGTGGGGCCAGGTGTTCTCGGACACGATCAACTCGGGCATCTACGTGCTCGAGCCGCGCATATTCGACTGGATCGAGCCCGACGTGGCCGTGGACTTCTCCGGTGAGGTGTTCCCGCAGGTGCTGGCCGACGGCGAGAAGGTGCTCGGTGCGGTGGCCGACGGCTACTGGGAGGACGTGGGCACCCTCGAGTCCTACGTGCGGGCCCACAAGGACATCCTCGATGGCCGCGTCGAGGTGGACATACCCGGTTTCGAGGTGTCAGACGGTGTCTGGGTGGGCGAGGGGGCCGAGATCCATCCCGATGCCTCGCTGACCGGACCGGCGGTGATCGGCGACAACTGCAACATCGACGCAGGTGTGCAGGTTGGTGAGTACGCCGTGCTCGGCACCGGCGTGCGCGTCCGCGGCGATTCCGAGCTCGAGCGAACGGTCGTGCACGACAACGCATACCTCGGCGAAGGGGTGCGCCTGCGCGGCACCGTTGTCGGGCGCTCGGCCGACCTCCGCCGCGGCGCCCGCTGCGAGGAAGGTGTGGTGATCGGCGACGAGGTCTTCGTCGGCGAGGACTCGGTGATCTCCACTGACGTCAAGGTGTACCCGTTCAAGACCATCGAAGCCGGCGCCGTCGTCAACACATCGCTGATCTGGGAGTCGCGCGGCGCGCGCAGCCTGTTCGGTCGCGGAGGGGTGAGCGGACTGGCCAACGTCGACGCCACCCCGGAGCTGGCCGCCAAGGTGGCGCTCGCCTACGCAACATCGCTTCCCAAGCAGTCCCGGGTCGTGGTGTCACGTGACTCGTCTCGGGCCGCGAGGATGCTCAAGAGGGCGATGATCTCGGGCCTGCAGGCGGGCGGCATCAACGTGTTCGACCTGGAGGTGGCCGCAATGCCGGTCACCCGGTTCCACAGCCGCTCTGCCAACGTGGAGGGGGGGATCTCGCTCCGGCTCGCCGACGGTGACCCCGACTCGGTGATCATCCGCTTCCTCGACGGTGGCGGCGCCGACATCACCGAGGCCAGCCAGCGCAAGATTGAGCGGCTCTTCTCGCGTGAGGACTTTCGCCGGGTGCGCCCCGCCGACATCGGCGACATCGACCTGGTGCCCCGGGCACTGGAGCGCTACGCGGTGGCCCTCGAGCAGTCGATCGACACCGGTGCGATCAGCGAGAAGGGCTTCAGGGTCGTAATCGACTATGGCTACGGCTCGGCCAGCCTCGCGATGCCCAATGTGCTCGCGAAGCTGGGCTTGGAGGTGCTGGCGGTCAACCCGTACGTGTCGACTGCCGGCATGCTCGGCTTCGATCGTGAGCAGCACTCCCGTGACACCGCACGCCTCGTCACTGCCGCGGATGCCGACCTCGGCGCCGTGATCGACCCCACAGGCGACCAGCTCACACTCATCGACGGCGAGGGCAACGTCCTGGGTGACACCGAGGCGCTGTTCTGCTTCCTCGAGCTGGTTTGCGGCTCGATGGACGGCGACACCGTGGCCCTGCCGGTGAATGCGCCGCGCGCGGCTGCCGAGCTGGTGGAGCGCGGGGGCGCGAAGGTGCTGTGGACCAAGACATCGGCTCCGGCACTGATGGCGGAGGCCGAGTCACCTGGTGTCGGCTTCGCCGCCAACCTGGAAGGTGGAGTGATCCTCCCCGGGTTCATGCCGGCCTTCGATGGTGCTGCGGGATTGCTCAAGATCCTCGATCTGCTGGCTTCGCGCGACACCTCGCTGGCCGAGGTTCGCAGCGCTGCGCCGGAGTCACACCTGGTGCACGAGACCGTGGTGACCCCGTGGGAGCAGAAGGGCCTGGTCATGCGCAGCCTCGTTGAGCAGACGCAGGGCCGCGACGTCGAACTCATCGATGGCGTGAAGGTCAACCACGATTCCGGCTGGGCTCTGCTGCTGCCCGACCCCGAGGAGCCAGTGACCCACATCTGGGCAGAGGCGGACAGCCCGGCGGAAGCCCGCCAGCTCACCCAGGAGTACGCACGGCGCCTCCGACAGATGGTCAGGTGA
- a CDS encoding glycosyltransferase family 2 protein, producing the protein MNRTASPPVVSVITPTYCEAENLPELVRRVHAALEGTTHEIIVADDNSPDGTWRVAEELAAEDDTIVVIRRFHDPGLSAAVLDGMYSARGSYLAVIDADLQHDAAALARMLEVLRSGDADVVVGSRESEGGGYGEWSAQRRFVSWVAAGIAKVFLRVPTDDPMSGFFMLTRNAYEDTAAQINPMGFKILLEFIGRNRSLRVAEVGYEFANRVHGETKLNRSVIRSYLLAVAELRLGRQINPVFLLYVLVGILGLAVNSVLFTIFEAMGFPRVETGLNDALDPIYSSFVFSVSLTTLLLFAINNEFTFWEQRYTGWRLLPAFGLYALMTLVGTLVHIAVFSWLQETGFLFDLIGEDAARVVHNLLGATVALVVNWYLNTTFVWRRRLDRTT; encoded by the coding sequence ATGAACCGCACAGCCTCACCACCGGTCGTCTCGGTAATCACACCCACCTACTGCGAGGCAGAGAACCTGCCTGAACTGGTTCGCCGGGTCCATGCGGCCCTCGAGGGAACCACTCACGAGATCATCGTGGCCGACGACAATTCCCCCGACGGAACCTGGCGGGTGGCCGAGGAACTCGCCGCCGAGGACGACACGATCGTGGTGATCAGGCGCTTCCACGACCCTGGCCTGAGCGCCGCAGTGCTGGATGGCATGTACAGCGCGCGTGGCTCGTACCTGGCGGTGATCGATGCTGACCTGCAGCACGACGCGGCGGCACTTGCCCGGATGCTCGAGGTGCTTCGCAGCGGCGATGCGGACGTGGTGGTCGGCTCCCGCGAGAGCGAGGGCGGCGGCTATGGCGAGTGGAGCGCCCAGCGGCGATTCGTGAGCTGGGTGGCGGCGGGGATCGCCAAGGTGTTCCTGCGGGTACCCACCGATGACCCGATGAGCGGATTCTTCATGCTCACGCGCAACGCCTACGAGGACACAGCCGCACAGATCAACCCGATGGGCTTCAAGATCCTGCTGGAGTTCATCGGACGCAATCGGTCGCTGCGGGTCGCGGAGGTCGGATACGAGTTCGCCAACCGGGTGCACGGTGAGACGAAGCTCAACCGAAGTGTGATCCGCTCGTACCTGCTTGCGGTGGCGGAGCTTCGCCTCGGCCGACAGATCAACCCGGTGTTCCTGCTCTACGTGCTGGTCGGAATCCTCGGCCTCGCGGTCAACTCGGTGTTGTTCACCATCTTCGAGGCCATGGGATTCCCGAGGGTGGAAACCGGTCTCAACGACGCACTCGACCCGATCTACTCGTCGTTCGTGTTCAGTGTGTCACTCACCACGCTGCTGTTGTTCGCGATCAACAACGAGTTCACGTTCTGGGAGCAGCGCTACACCGGATGGCGCTTGTTGCCGGCGTTCGGGCTCTACGCGCTGATGACGCTGGTCGGCACCCTGGTGCACATCGCCGTTTTCTCGTGGCTGCAGGAGACCGGTTTCCTGTTCGACCTGATCGGCGAGGACGCCGCTCGGGTGGTGCACAACCTGCTCGGGGCAACGGTGGCCCTGGTGGTCAACTGGTACCTCAACACCACCTTCGTGTGGAGGCGGAGACTGGACCGAACGACCTGA
- a CDS encoding HIT family protein produces the protein MTAEDSPSPEPSIFTRIIQGELPGRFVWRDDDVVAFLTIAPIQPGHTMVVPVRQVDHWVDVDAATWGHMAEVQQAVGSALQEVFSPARVGSMILGMEVPHCHVHLVPIEHESDLSFANADNNPDPTEMDRNTEAIRKALRSAGYGDSVPG, from the coding sequence ATGACCGCTGAGGACTCCCCTTCACCCGAGCCGTCGATCTTCACGAGGATTATCCAGGGCGAGTTGCCCGGCCGTTTCGTGTGGCGCGACGACGACGTGGTGGCGTTCCTCACCATCGCCCCGATCCAGCCCGGTCACACCATGGTCGTGCCCGTGCGCCAGGTCGACCACTGGGTCGACGTCGACGCGGCGACCTGGGGGCACATGGCCGAGGTGCAACAGGCGGTCGGCAGCGCCTTGCAGGAGGTCTTCTCGCCCGCGCGGGTGGGCTCGATGATCCTCGGCATGGAAGTGCCGCACTGCCACGTGCACCTCGTGCCCATCGAGCACGAGAGCGACCTGAGCTTCGCCAATGCCGACAACAACCCCGACCCCACCGAGATGGACCGCAACACCGAGGCAATCCGCAAGGCGCTGCGCTCGGCCGGTTACGGCGACAGCGTTCCCGGCTAG
- a CDS encoding CDP-alcohol phosphatidyltransferase family protein, translating into MPEQPESSAAATRRGLAGEEIPEGEDRLLTVPNLITLVRLLCIPVFLWMLFGRELRWQAAVLLGVLGATDWVDGWVARRFGQVSNFGKMFDPTVDRLLMIVGVGSIIIVGAVPLWFGILVIAREVVMSIYVVAITAMGARRMDVSFIGKTGTFCQMVAFPLFLIASDESLSSGLRDAMEIGAWATGIPGLVFGYIAFAGYLRDGPTALREGRQSHDADLAADLTRGLSPNPKDLT; encoded by the coding sequence GTGCCAGAACAGCCCGAGTCCAGCGCGGCGGCCACCCGTCGTGGGCTCGCGGGCGAGGAGATTCCCGAAGGCGAGGACCGCCTGCTCACGGTGCCCAACCTGATAACGCTGGTGCGGCTGTTGTGCATCCCGGTATTCCTGTGGATGTTGTTCGGCCGCGAGCTGCGATGGCAGGCCGCGGTGCTGCTGGGCGTCCTGGGCGCCACCGACTGGGTCGACGGCTGGGTCGCCCGGCGGTTCGGTCAGGTGTCCAACTTCGGCAAGATGTTCGACCCCACCGTCGATCGTCTGCTCATGATCGTCGGTGTCGGTTCGATCATCATCGTGGGCGCCGTGCCGCTGTGGTTCGGCATCCTGGTGATCGCCCGCGAGGTGGTCATGTCGATCTATGTCGTGGCCATCACGGCAATGGGTGCACGCCGCATGGACGTGTCCTTCATCGGCAAGACCGGCACCTTCTGCCAGATGGTCGCATTCCCGCTGTTCCTGATCGCCAGCGACGAGAGCCTCTCCTCGGGGCTTCGTGATGCGATGGAGATCGGAGCCTGGGCGACCGGCATTCCGGGTCTCGTGTTCGGCTACATCGCATTCGCCGGCTACCTGCGTGATGGTCCGACCGCCCTGCGCGAGGGCCGCCAGTCTCACGATGCCGACCTCGCTGCGGACCTGACCCGTGGACTATCCCCCAACCCCAAGGACCTGACGTGA
- a CDS encoding SOS response-associated peptidase: MCGRFVSSSGAQDIAKYFDVDEVSEQALEHRPNYNTAPTTDVFVVYSDGSTRRLDTFHWGLVPKWAKELKVGSRMINARAETVAEKPAFRAAYRRRRCIVPADGFYEWNKPEGAGAKQPWYITRPDGEPYAFAGLWEQWKGRLPGSAEDSDEVTVRSTTIITGSPNDKMAELHDRMPVILPAAAWEQWLDPASEVEGIAKLLVPAPPKLITFHPVSTEVNNVRNKGPHLMDPVELP, translated from the coding sequence ATGTGCGGTCGCTTCGTGTCTTCATCCGGTGCGCAGGACATCGCGAAGTACTTCGACGTCGACGAGGTCAGCGAACAGGCTCTCGAACACCGTCCCAACTACAACACGGCGCCGACCACCGATGTGTTCGTGGTGTACTCCGACGGCTCGACCCGCCGGCTCGACACCTTCCATTGGGGACTCGTGCCGAAGTGGGCCAAGGAGCTGAAGGTCGGCAGTCGCATGATCAACGCGAGGGCCGAGACCGTTGCGGAGAAGCCGGCCTTCCGTGCGGCGTACAGGCGTCGCCGCTGCATCGTTCCCGCCGACGGCTTCTATGAGTGGAACAAGCCCGAAGGCGCAGGGGCGAAGCAGCCCTGGTACATCACGCGCCCGGACGGCGAGCCCTACGCGTTCGCCGGGTTGTGGGAGCAGTGGAAGGGTCGGCTTCCCGGTTCTGCCGAGGACTCCGACGAGGTGACGGTGCGGTCCACCACCATCATCACCGGATCACCCAACGACAAGATGGCCGAGCTGCACGACCGGATGCCGGTCATCCTGCCGGCGGCGGCGTGGGAGCAGTGGCTCGACCCGGCCAGCGAGGTCGAGGGAATCGCGAAGTTGCTCGTGCCCGCGCCACCGAAGCTGATCACGTTCCACCCGGTGTCGACGGAAGTCAACAACGTGCGCAACAAGGGTCCGCACCTGATGGACCCAGTCGAGCTGCCCTAG